A stretch of Microbulbifer bruguierae DNA encodes these proteins:
- the nusA gene encoding transcription termination factor NusA, translated as MNKEILLVAEAVSNEKGVDRDIIFQAIEAALATATKKRYDEDSTIQVVIDRRTGDYETFRSWEVVDDDTLAELGTQFTLEEAHEQDPELKAGDIYREQVENVEFGRIAAQTAKQVIVQKVREAERAKIVDEYRDRVGELVSGTVKKVTRDFIAVDLGNNAEARLPRDQLVGREIFRLGDRVRAILLEIQPEARGPQLMLSRSCPQMLIELFRIEVPEIAEQVIEIKGAARDPGLRAKIAVNTNDGRIDPVGACVGMRGARVQAVSNELSGERVDIVLWDDNAAQFVINAMAPADIESIVVDEDTGSMDVAVAEENLAMAIGRSGQNVRLASELTQWQINVMSVNDWQAKQEAESGGIMETFMERLDIDEDVAGVLVEEGFTTLEEVAYVPIEEMLAIEGFDEDIAEELRARAKDALLTQALASEEQLEATEPQEDLLNMEGMDRQLAFQLASRGVASMEDLAEQAVDDLLDIEGMDEERAAALIMKAREPWFAEDSDQ; from the coding sequence ATGAACAAAGAAATCTTGCTGGTAGCCGAAGCGGTTTCCAACGAGAAAGGCGTTGACCGGGATATTATTTTCCAGGCAATCGAGGCGGCCCTTGCAACGGCCACCAAGAAGCGCTACGACGAAGACTCCACTATTCAGGTGGTCATCGATCGCCGCACTGGTGACTACGAAACCTTTCGCAGCTGGGAAGTGGTAGACGACGACACCCTCGCAGAGCTGGGCACCCAATTCACCCTGGAAGAAGCTCATGAGCAGGATCCAGAGCTGAAAGCCGGTGACATCTATCGTGAGCAGGTGGAAAACGTCGAGTTCGGTCGTATCGCCGCGCAGACTGCCAAGCAGGTTATCGTGCAGAAAGTTCGCGAGGCCGAGCGCGCCAAGATCGTGGATGAGTATCGCGATCGCGTAGGCGAGCTGGTCAGTGGCACAGTCAAGAAAGTAACCCGCGATTTTATCGCCGTGGATCTCGGTAACAACGCCGAAGCGCGCCTGCCCCGGGATCAACTGGTCGGTCGTGAAATCTTCCGTCTGGGTGATCGTGTTCGCGCCATTCTGCTGGAAATCCAGCCTGAGGCCCGTGGCCCGCAGCTGATGCTGAGCCGCTCGTGCCCGCAAATGTTGATCGAGCTGTTCCGTATCGAAGTGCCGGAAATTGCCGAGCAGGTCATCGAAATCAAGGGCGCAGCCCGGGATCCCGGACTGCGTGCCAAGATTGCGGTTAACACCAATGATGGTCGCATTGATCCCGTGGGTGCCTGCGTAGGTATGCGTGGCGCTCGGGTTCAGGCAGTCTCCAATGAACTGTCTGGTGAGCGTGTGGATATCGTGCTGTGGGACGATAACGCCGCTCAGTTCGTGATTAATGCCATGGCTCCAGCAGATATCGAGTCCATCGTGGTGGACGAAGATACCGGCTCTATGGATGTGGCGGTCGCGGAAGAAAACCTCGCCATGGCCATCGGCCGTAGTGGACAGAACGTGCGTCTGGCCTCCGAGCTGACCCAGTGGCAGATTAACGTCATGAGCGTTAACGACTGGCAGGCGAAGCAGGAAGCAGAATCCGGCGGCATCATGGAAACCTTCATGGAGCGCCTGGATATCGATGAAGATGTGGCCGGGGTTCTGGTTGAGGAAGGCTTTACCACCCTCGAAGAAGTTGCCTACGTTCCGATCGAGGAAATGCTGGCAATCGAAGGCTTTGACGAAGATATCGCCGAAGAGCTGCGTGCGCGTGCAAAAGACGCTCTGCTGACGCAAGCGCTGGCTTCGGAAGAGCAACTGGAGGCCACCGAGCCCCAGGAAGACCTGCTGAATATGGAAGGTATGGATCGCCAGTTGGCCTTCCAGCTGGCGAGCCGCGGTGTGGCTTCCATGGAGGACCTGGCCGAGCAGGCAGTAGACGATCTGCTGGATATCGAAGGCATGGACGAAGAGCGGGCAGCCGCACTGATCATGAAAGCCCGCGAACCCTGGTTCGCCGAAGACAGTGATCAATAG
- the infB gene encoding translation initiation factor IF-2, translating to MAEVTVSELAKSVGATEERLLKQMQEAGLPHTSADAKVSAEEKQVLLNFLKSSHGSNGGEESAAPRKITLKRKTTTTLKTGSGTGRKTVNVEVRKKRTYVKRAESEAESEQPELDTSALKKAEEELAAAEQAAAERARAEQEAAEAEARAQAEADAKAKAEAEAKEKAAEEAKAAEQAAAQAESEKAQQATKPEPKPEPKPAPKPEPAPIRSSYVDDIEAMRIAAIERRKKEDEREAAELEEKKARVEAERARLEQEQKERAEKAKEKTAAEAAEKPALRRKLETEVERDDDEPRKRRGGRRGKTGPKKSSKTSLYDAALEVFESDEDEKRSTRSLSRPTLKVKNTHGFKRPTGKQVYEVQLGETITVGDLAKQLNIKSGELIKRLMKMGEMVTINQSLDRDTASLLVEELGHKVVLRSENALEEQLVAQSQEVEGEEVSRAPVVTVMGHVDHGKTSLLDYIRNTKVVSGEAGGITQHIGAYRVPTSQGEIAFLDTPGHAAFTAMRARGAQATDIVILVVAADDGVMPQTEEAIAHAKAAGVPLVVAINKCDKEAADPDRVKNELAAKDVIPEDWGGDTQFIEVSAHTGQGIDDLLEAVSLQSEMLELKAKVGVPATGVVIEARLEKGRGVVATLLVQSGELKRGDIVLAGQSYGRVRAMTNELGKSVKEAGPSTPVELLGLDATPNAGDEFLVVADERKAREVAEQRAEKERSERQQRQQAAKLENMFANMEAGERKVLPVVVKADVRGSLEAIQSALADIGNEEVSVNVVSSGVGGIAENDINLALTSGAIVIGFNTRADVAARKLAETESVEVRYYSVIYNLLDEVKQALSGMLDPEVREDIVGIAEVRDVFRSPKFGAVAGCMVTEGTVYRNKPIRVLRDNVVIYQGELESLRRFKDDVQEVRNGMECGIGVKDYNDVKPGDQIEVFDIVKVAREL from the coding sequence ATGGCCGAAGTAACAGTTAGCGAACTCGCCAAATCGGTTGGTGCCACCGAAGAGCGTCTGCTCAAGCAGATGCAGGAGGCGGGTTTGCCCCACACTTCAGCGGATGCAAAAGTGTCTGCGGAAGAAAAACAGGTCCTGCTCAACTTCCTGAAAAGCAGCCACGGCAGCAACGGCGGGGAAGAGAGTGCAGCCCCTCGCAAAATCACCCTCAAGCGCAAAACCACCACCACACTGAAAACCGGATCTGGCACCGGCCGTAAGACGGTGAATGTGGAAGTGCGCAAAAAGCGCACTTACGTCAAGCGCGCGGAATCGGAAGCCGAGTCCGAGCAACCAGAACTGGATACTTCCGCGCTGAAAAAGGCTGAGGAAGAGCTGGCAGCTGCAGAACAGGCCGCGGCCGAACGCGCGCGCGCCGAACAGGAAGCGGCAGAAGCCGAAGCCAGGGCTCAGGCAGAAGCCGACGCCAAAGCTAAAGCGGAAGCCGAAGCCAAAGAAAAGGCCGCAGAAGAAGCCAAAGCCGCTGAACAAGCCGCTGCTCAGGCTGAGTCTGAAAAAGCGCAGCAGGCGACAAAGCCCGAGCCGAAGCCTGAACCCAAACCAGCGCCGAAACCCGAACCTGCTCCGATTCGTTCCAGCTATGTGGACGACATCGAAGCCATGCGTATTGCCGCAATTGAGCGCCGTAAGAAAGAAGACGAGCGCGAAGCTGCCGAGCTGGAAGAGAAGAAAGCCCGCGTAGAAGCCGAGCGTGCACGTCTGGAGCAGGAACAGAAAGAGCGCGCGGAAAAAGCCAAGGAAAAGACCGCTGCCGAGGCCGCCGAGAAGCCGGCCCTGCGTCGCAAGCTGGAAACCGAAGTCGAGCGTGATGACGACGAACCACGCAAGCGTCGCGGTGGCCGTCGTGGCAAGACTGGCCCGAAAAAATCCAGTAAAACCTCTCTGTACGATGCCGCACTGGAGGTTTTCGAAAGCGATGAAGACGAGAAGCGCAGCACCCGTTCCCTGTCTCGTCCCACGCTGAAAGTGAAGAACACACACGGCTTCAAAAGGCCGACAGGAAAGCAAGTGTACGAAGTACAGCTGGGCGAGACGATCACCGTCGGCGATCTTGCCAAGCAGTTGAATATCAAGTCCGGCGAACTGATTAAACGCCTGATGAAAATGGGCGAGATGGTCACCATCAACCAGAGCCTGGATCGCGATACCGCGAGCCTGCTGGTCGAAGAGTTGGGCCACAAAGTGGTTCTGCGCTCCGAGAATGCACTGGAAGAACAGCTGGTTGCCCAGTCTCAGGAAGTGGAAGGTGAAGAAGTCTCCCGCGCACCGGTAGTCACCGTGATGGGCCACGTCGACCACGGCAAGACTTCTCTGCTGGACTACATCCGCAACACCAAAGTGGTTTCCGGTGAGGCCGGTGGTATTACCCAGCACATTGGTGCCTACCGGGTGCCGACCAGCCAGGGTGAGATCGCTTTCCTGGATACCCCGGGGCACGCGGCGTTTACCGCGATGCGCGCCCGCGGCGCCCAGGCAACCGACATTGTTATTCTGGTTGTGGCCGCGGACGACGGTGTCATGCCGCAGACCGAAGAAGCGATTGCGCACGCCAAGGCTGCCGGCGTACCGCTGGTTGTTGCCATCAACAAGTGCGACAAAGAAGCGGCTGATCCGGATCGCGTAAAGAACGAGCTGGCGGCAAAAGATGTCATCCCGGAAGACTGGGGCGGCGATACCCAGTTTATCGAAGTTTCTGCCCACACCGGCCAGGGCATCGACGACCTGCTGGAAGCCGTATCCCTGCAGTCTGAAATGCTGGAACTGAAAGCGAAGGTCGGCGTACCGGCGACCGGGGTTGTGATCGAAGCGCGCCTGGAAAAAGGCCGCGGTGTGGTTGCCACTTTGCTGGTTCAGAGCGGCGAACTGAAGCGCGGCGATATCGTGCTTGCCGGTCAGAGTTACGGCCGTGTGCGTGCCATGACCAATGAGCTGGGCAAATCCGTCAAGGAAGCGGGCCCGTCTACCCCGGTAGAGCTGCTGGGTCTGGATGCTACACCCAACGCCGGTGACGAGTTCCTGGTGGTGGCCGACGAGCGCAAGGCCCGTGAAGTGGCCGAGCAGCGCGCGGAAAAAGAGCGCAGCGAGCGCCAGCAGCGCCAGCAGGCCGCCAAGCTGGAAAACATGTTCGCGAACATGGAAGCCGGCGAGCGCAAAGTACTGCCGGTGGTGGTCAAGGCCGACGTCCGCGGCTCCCTGGAAGCGATCCAGTCTGCACTGGCAGATATCGGCAACGAAGAAGTTTCCGTAAACGTGGTCTCCAGTGGTGTTGGCGGTATCGCCGAGAACGACATCAACCTGGCGCTGACTTCCGGTGCTATCGTGATCGGCTTCAATACCCGTGCCGATGTTGCCGCGCGTAAGCTGGCAGAAACCGAGAGTGTTGAGGTCCGTTACTACAGCGTGATCTACAACCTTCTGGACGAAGTAAAGCAGGCCCTGTCTGGCATGCTGGACCCAGAAGTGCGCGAGGATATTGTAGGTATCGCCGAGGTGCGCGATGTATTCCGCTCACCGAAGTTTGGTGCTGTTGCCGGCTGTATGGTCACCGAGGGTACCGTGTACCGCAACAAGCCGATCCGTGTACTGCGCGACAACGTGGTGATCTATCAGGGCGAGCTGGAATCCCTGCGTCGCTTTAAAGATGACGTACAGGAAGTTCGCAACGGTATGGAATGTGGTATCGGGGTTAAGGACTACAATGACGTCAAGCCCGGCGACCAGATCGAGGTCTTCGATATCGTCAAGGTAGCCCGCGAGCTGTAA
- the rbfA gene encoding 30S ribosome-binding factor RbfA, giving the protein MAKEFHRADRVADAMRRELARLIQHEVRDPRVGMVNVNDVEVSRDLATAKVFVTLVGEDDRSKIDISMEALNKAAGFLRTQLAKEIQMRSIPRLHFRYDETSVRGQHLSALIDKAVKSDQKKSDDDSEEQND; this is encoded by the coding sequence ATGGCCAAAGAATTCCACCGTGCTGACCGGGTAGCCGACGCCATGCGTCGCGAGCTGGCCCGTCTGATTCAGCACGAAGTGCGCGACCCGCGCGTTGGCATGGTGAATGTCAATGACGTGGAAGTCAGCCGCGATCTCGCCACCGCCAAGGTTTTTGTGACCCTGGTCGGTGAAGATGACCGCAGCAAGATCGATATCTCCATGGAAGCGCTGAACAAGGCTGCGGGTTTCCTGCGGACTCAGCTCGCCAAAGAGATCCAGATGCGTTCAATCCCGCGCCTGCATTTCCGCTATGACGAAACGTCCGTACGCGGTCAGCACCTCTCGGCGCTCATCGATAAGGCAGTGAAGTCCGATCAGAAGAAGTCTGACGACGACTCGGAAGAACAGAACGACTGA
- the truB gene encoding tRNA pseudouridine(55) synthase TruB yields MGRRPKWGRQVDGVLLLNKPAGISANDALQKAKRLFFANRAGHTGALDPLATGVLPVCFGEATKFSQYLLDADKRYRSTFCFGMTTETGDADGNVIATTDASGITESQVRKAMEAFRGTISQVPSMYSALKHNGQPLYKLARQGIEVEREAREVNIYSYELLNFISSADSPDKLPRAEVEVHCSKGTYVRSLAEDLGKALGVGAFVEKLHRSAAGPYHEDDAVTLDELTAERGEDRAEVLDHHLLPADSPASALPKLILADDTGYYLRQGQPVMDLQVYRLGDEGDMVRLFLESGEFLGVGEITDDGRVAPRRLVK; encoded by the coding sequence ATGGGCCGCAGACCAAAATGGGGCCGGCAGGTCGACGGTGTGCTGTTGCTGAACAAGCCCGCCGGAATCTCCGCCAATGATGCCCTGCAAAAAGCCAAACGCTTGTTCTTCGCCAACCGCGCCGGCCACACCGGTGCGCTGGACCCCCTGGCTACTGGCGTATTGCCGGTATGCTTTGGCGAAGCGACTAAATTTTCCCAGTATCTGCTGGATGCGGACAAACGCTACCGCAGTACCTTCTGCTTCGGGATGACCACTGAAACCGGGGACGCCGATGGCAATGTGATTGCCACCACGGACGCTTCCGGGATTACCGAGTCACAGGTGCGCAAGGCGATGGAAGCCTTCCGTGGCACCATCAGCCAGGTACCGTCCATGTACTCGGCGCTGAAACACAATGGTCAGCCCCTGTACAAGCTGGCGCGCCAGGGGATCGAGGTGGAGCGGGAAGCGCGGGAAGTGAATATATATTCCTACGAACTGCTCAATTTCATCTCCAGTGCAGATTCTCCAGACAAGCTGCCCCGGGCTGAAGTCGAGGTGCATTGCTCCAAGGGCACCTATGTGCGCAGTCTGGCCGAAGATCTCGGCAAGGCCCTGGGCGTCGGTGCCTTTGTGGAAAAATTGCACCGCAGTGCCGCTGGTCCCTACCACGAGGACGATGCGGTTACCCTGGACGAATTGACCGCAGAGCGCGGTGAAGATCGCGCGGAAGTACTGGATCACCATTTGCTGCCAGCGGATTCTCCCGCCTCGGCGCTGCCCAAGCTGATCCTGGCGGACGACACGGGTTACTATCTGCGTCAGGGCCAGCCGGTAATGGATCTGCAGGTCTATCGTTTGGGCGACGAAGGTGATATGGTGCGCCTCTTCCTGGAAAGTGGTGAATTTCTAGGCGTTGGTGAGATTACTGATGACGGACGGGTCGCACCCCGTCGGTTGGTAAAGTAG
- the rpsO gene encoding 30S ribosomal protein S15, with translation MALSANEKAAILKEHGQSEGDTGSPEVQVALLTANINKLQGHFASHKQDHHSRRGLIRMVNQRRKLLDYLKRKDLNRYAQLIAKLGLRR, from the coding sequence ATGGCACTGTCTGCAAACGAAAAAGCAGCCATCCTGAAAGAGCACGGCCAATCTGAAGGCGACACCGGTTCTCCGGAAGTCCAGGTAGCCCTGCTGACTGCCAACATCAACAAGCTTCAGGGTCACTTTGCTTCTCACAAGCAAGACCACCACTCCCGTCGTGGTCTGATCCGCATGGTAAACCAGCGTCGTAAGCTGCTGGACTACCTGAAGCGCAAGGATCTGAACCGTTACGCTCAGCTGATCGCCAAGCTCGGCCTGCGCCGCTAA
- the pnp gene encoding polyribonucleotide nucleotidyltransferase — protein sequence MNPVTKTFQYGKNQVTIETGRIARQATGAALVTMGETVVLCTVVGAKEAKPDQGFFPLSVHYQEKAYAAGKIPGGFFKREGRPSEKETLTSRLIDRPIRPLFPKGFMNEVQVMITVLSAEKDVDPDIAGMIGTSAALSVSGIPFGGPIGAARVGYTEKDGYLLNPGYAALKESELDMVVAGTKDAVLMVESEAAELPEDIMLGAVLFAHQEMQAVVKVCEELKAEAGKPTWDWQPEAVNEELKSALEAQFSEKVAEAYKITDKQQRTARLGELRSEAAEALATEELSADMVKSYFGKLEKKTVRGAVVRGEPRIDGRDTKTVRPISVEVGVLPKGHGSALFTRGETQALVVATLGATRDAQIIDALEGERKDYFMLHYNFPPYSVGEAGRVGATGRREIGHGRLARRGIAAVLPNPETFPYTLRVVSEITESNGSSSMASVCGSSLALMDAGVPLKAPVAGIAMGLVKEEDGFAVLTDILGDEDHLGDMDFKVAGTASGVTALQMDIKIEGITEEIMETALEQALHARLHILAEMNKVIGASREAVNENAPRYATLKIHPDKIRDVIGKGGATIRSITEETGASIDIEDDGTVKVFGEDGQSLEAAVTRIEEITAEAEIGAIYEGKVVRIVDFGAFVNFLPGKDGLVHISQIAEERVNAVADYLSEGQTVKVKVLDVDQRGRIKLSIKEAKADEAEQADAATGEE from the coding sequence GTGAATCCAGTAACCAAAACATTCCAGTACGGAAAAAACCAGGTCACCATTGAGACCGGCCGTATCGCTCGCCAGGCTACCGGTGCTGCGCTGGTCACCATGGGTGAAACCGTAGTGCTGTGTACCGTAGTTGGTGCCAAGGAAGCCAAGCCTGATCAGGGCTTCTTCCCGCTGTCCGTGCACTATCAGGAAAAGGCCTACGCGGCCGGCAAGATTCCCGGTGGCTTCTTCAAGCGTGAAGGCCGCCCGTCAGAGAAAGAAACCCTGACCTCCCGCCTGATCGACCGTCCGATCCGCCCGCTGTTCCCGAAAGGCTTCATGAACGAAGTACAGGTGATGATCACCGTACTGTCCGCGGAAAAAGACGTGGATCCGGATATCGCCGGCATGATCGGTACCTCCGCAGCCCTGTCCGTATCCGGTATCCCCTTCGGCGGCCCGATTGGCGCTGCGCGCGTGGGTTACACCGAAAAAGACGGCTACCTGCTGAATCCCGGCTACGCAGCTCTGAAAGAGTCCGAGCTGGACATGGTTGTTGCGGGTACCAAAGACGCGGTTCTGATGGTGGAATCCGAAGCTGCTGAGCTGCCGGAAGACATCATGTTGGGCGCGGTACTGTTCGCGCACCAGGAAATGCAGGCGGTTGTCAAAGTCTGTGAAGAGCTGAAAGCCGAAGCCGGTAAGCCCACCTGGGACTGGCAGCCAGAAGCCGTCAACGAAGAACTGAAGTCCGCTCTGGAAGCCCAGTTCAGCGAAAAAGTGGCAGAAGCTTACAAAATCACCGACAAGCAGCAGCGCACCGCCCGTCTGGGCGAACTGCGCAGCGAAGCCGCTGAAGCCCTGGCTACCGAAGAGCTGTCTGCTGATATGGTTAAGAGCTACTTCGGCAAGCTGGAAAAGAAAACCGTACGTGGCGCCGTGGTCCGCGGTGAGCCCCGTATCGACGGTCGCGACACCAAAACCGTGCGCCCGATCAGTGTAGAAGTCGGTGTACTGCCGAAGGGTCACGGCTCCGCACTGTTCACCCGTGGTGAAACCCAGGCGCTGGTTGTTGCCACCCTCGGTGCTACCCGCGATGCGCAGATCATCGATGCACTGGAAGGCGAGCGCAAAGACTACTTCATGCTGCACTACAACTTCCCTCCCTACTCTGTAGGTGAAGCGGGTCGTGTAGGTGCTACCGGTCGTCGCGAGATCGGCCACGGCCGTCTGGCCCGTCGCGGTATTGCTGCGGTACTGCCGAACCCGGAAACCTTCCCCTACACCCTGCGTGTGGTTTCCGAGATCACCGAATCCAACGGTTCCAGCTCCATGGCTTCCGTGTGTGGTTCCAGCCTGGCGCTGATGGATGCGGGTGTACCGCTGAAGGCTCCGGTTGCTGGTATCGCCATGGGCCTGGTGAAGGAAGAAGACGGCTTTGCTGTTCTGACCGACATCCTCGGTGACGAAGACCACCTGGGCGATATGGACTTCAAGGTAGCCGGTACCGCTTCTGGTGTGACCGCGCTGCAGATGGACATCAAGATCGAAGGTATCACCGAAGAGATCATGGAAACTGCCCTCGAGCAGGCTCTGCACGCCCGTCTGCATATCCTCGCGGAAATGAACAAGGTGATCGGTGCTTCCCGCGAAGCGGTTAACGAAAACGCGCCGCGCTATGCGACCCTGAAGATTCATCCGGATAAGATCCGCGATGTTATCGGTAAAGGCGGTGCCACCATCCGCTCCATCACCGAAGAAACCGGTGCGTCTATCGATATCGAAGACGACGGTACCGTGAAGGTATTCGGTGAAGACGGTCAGAGCCTGGAAGCGGCCGTTACCCGCATCGAGGAAATCACCGCGGAAGCCGAAATCGGTGCTATCTACGAGGGTAAAGTGGTCCGCATCGTGGACTTCGGTGCATTCGTTAACTTCCTGCCGGGTAAAGACGGTCTGGTACACATCTCCCAGATCGCCGAAGAGCGTGTTAACGCCGTTGCTGATTACCTGAGCGAAGGGCAAACTGTTAAGGTCAAGGTGCTGGACGTAGACCAGCGCGGCCGTATCAAGCTGTCCATCAAGGAAGCGAAAGCCGACGAAGCCGAGCAGGCGGATGCGGCGACTGGCGAGGAGTAA
- a CDS encoding sulfite exporter TauE/SafE family protein, translating to MEVLLIYLLVGMGAGTIAGLFGVGGGLIIVPALVLVFAAQGIAPEILTHMAVGTSLATIVITSISSVRTHHGKRAVDWKIVVAMAPGILLGSWIGGMTADWLSGAWLQFLIGIFAVGIALKMWLDGLRKTAIPTDGSRLPGKAGLTAAGAFIGWVSAIFGIGGGSLTVPFLNRCHVVMQRAVATSAACGLPIAVAGAASFAVQGWGNAQLPAWSSGYIYWPAFLGIVLASTWFARLGALLAHKLSPQLLKNCFAGLLFFIGLRFIWLNYGVVTG from the coding sequence GTGGAAGTGTTATTGATCTACTTGTTGGTAGGCATGGGTGCAGGAACCATCGCCGGCCTGTTTGGCGTCGGCGGGGGGCTGATTATTGTCCCGGCACTGGTATTGGTATTTGCCGCCCAGGGTATCGCACCTGAAATTCTCACGCACATGGCGGTGGGTACATCGCTCGCTACCATTGTCATCACCTCCATCAGTTCCGTTCGTACCCATCACGGCAAGCGCGCAGTGGACTGGAAAATTGTTGTCGCAATGGCGCCGGGAATTTTGCTGGGATCCTGGATTGGCGGTATGACTGCAGATTGGCTGAGCGGCGCCTGGCTGCAATTCCTGATCGGAATTTTCGCGGTGGGTATCGCACTCAAGATGTGGCTGGATGGCCTGCGTAAAACAGCAATACCCACAGATGGCAGCCGCTTGCCAGGCAAGGCCGGCTTAACGGCAGCGGGCGCGTTTATCGGTTGGGTATCGGCGATATTCGGAATTGGTGGGGGCTCACTTACCGTACCCTTTCTCAATCGTTGCCACGTCGTTATGCAGCGGGCGGTGGCTACCTCTGCCGCCTGTGGCTTGCCGATCGCTGTGGCCGGTGCCGCAAGTTTTGCGGTGCAGGGCTGGGGGAATGCGCAGTTGCCGGCGTGGAGCAGTGGCTATATCTACTGGCCTGCGTTTCTGGGTATTGTCCTTGCCAGTACCTGGTTTGCGCGCCTTGGCGCCCTGTTGGCCCACAAACTCTCACCGCAGTTGCTGAAAAACTGTTTTGCCGGGTTACTGTTTTTTATTGGCCTGCGTTTTATCTGGCTGAATTACGGAGTGGTTACCGGGTAA
- a CDS encoding peptide MFS transporter — protein sequence MSSNTHQNSAGFFGHPKGLSTLFFTEMWERMSYYGMRALLVMFMTASLQKEGLAFTAAAAAAIYGLYTGAVYFLGLPGGWIADRLLGGQRTVWYGGIIIMCGHIVLAIPSQGTFFVGLILVATGTGLLKPNISALVGHLYQPDDVRRDSGYALYYMGINLGSFIGYMVVGTLGEKVGWHWGFGAAAVGMAIGLIQYRKTIGNLGDASLQPEHPMSPQGAKKAWGVIWAIVATVAVVAALSISGVITINPVAVAQNTAVIFTLIFFAYYAYIYFGGNLSQIEKRRMWALFLVCLASACFWSGFEQAGSSLTLFTQDFTNRMVGSFEIPVSWFQNINPLTIIILSPFFAALWINLGKRMITPSYSLKCAIGLIIMASGFIVMFFAAQQAAAGLKVAPFWLVATYFLHTVGELCLSPVALSAVSKLSPRRFAGQMMGVFVLTYSIGNIIAGLLAGNFDPNNVSELPNLYLQIAIFSIGIGAVIALISLKSKSWEGLGQGHIEPVEPAEASAKTA from the coding sequence ATGTCGTCAAATACGCATCAGAATAGCGCCGGCTTCTTCGGCCATCCCAAGGGACTCTCTACGCTCTTCTTTACGGAAATGTGGGAGCGGATGAGTTACTACGGAATGCGGGCCCTGTTGGTCATGTTTATGACCGCTAGCCTGCAAAAAGAAGGTCTTGCCTTTACCGCAGCGGCTGCTGCCGCCATTTACGGCCTCTACACCGGTGCGGTGTATTTTCTGGGGCTTCCCGGTGGCTGGATCGCCGACCGGCTTTTAGGCGGCCAGCGTACCGTCTGGTACGGCGGCATCATCATCATGTGCGGGCACATCGTGTTGGCGATTCCCAGTCAGGGCACCTTCTTTGTCGGGTTGATTCTGGTCGCCACCGGTACCGGCCTGCTGAAACCCAATATCAGTGCGCTGGTCGGCCACCTGTACCAGCCCGATGACGTACGTCGCGACAGCGGCTATGCACTCTATTACATGGGTATCAACCTCGGCTCATTCATTGGCTACATGGTCGTTGGCACTCTGGGCGAGAAAGTGGGCTGGCACTGGGGCTTCGGCGCTGCTGCTGTGGGTATGGCCATCGGCCTGATCCAGTACCGCAAGACCATCGGCAACCTGGGTGACGCCAGCCTCCAGCCTGAGCATCCGATGTCCCCACAAGGCGCCAAGAAGGCGTGGGGTGTGATCTGGGCAATCGTCGCTACCGTTGCGGTTGTCGCTGCACTGTCCATTAGTGGTGTGATTACCATCAACCCGGTCGCGGTCGCTCAAAATACAGCGGTCATCTTTACCCTGATCTTCTTCGCCTACTACGCCTACATCTATTTCGGTGGCAATCTGAGCCAGATCGAAAAGCGTCGCATGTGGGCACTGTTCCTGGTGTGTTTGGCATCCGCGTGTTTCTGGTCCGGCTTCGAGCAGGCAGGCTCCTCCCTGACGCTGTTCACTCAGGATTTCACCAACCGTATGGTTGGCTCTTTTGAAATACCGGTAAGCTGGTTCCAGAACATTAACCCACTCACGATCATTATCCTTTCGCCGTTCTTTGCCGCATTGTGGATCAACCTCGGCAAGCGCATGATCACACCTTCTTACTCCCTGAAGTGTGCCATTGGCCTGATCATCATGGCTTCCGGCTTTATCGTGATGTTTTTCGCTGCCCAGCAGGCCGCAGCGGGTCTGAAAGTGGCCCCGTTCTGGCTGGTGGCTACTTACTTCCTGCATACGGTGGGTGAACTGTGCCTGAGTCCGGTGGCCCTGAGTGCGGTAAGCAAGCTCTCCCCACGCCGCTTCGCCGGTCAGATGATGGGTGTGTTTGTACTGACTTACTCTATCGGCAACATCATTGCCGGACTACTGGCAGGCAACTTCGATCCAAACAACGTTTCCGAACTGCCAAACCTGTACCTGCAGATTGCGATCTTCAGTATTGGTATCGGTGCCGTAATCGCGCTGATCAGTCTGAAATCCAAGTCCTGGGAAGGTCTTGGACAAGGCCATATCGAACCGGTTGAGCCGGCTGAGGCTTCTGCCAAGACTGCATAA